A genomic segment from Triticum dicoccoides isolate Atlit2015 ecotype Zavitan chromosome 1A, WEW_v2.0, whole genome shotgun sequence encodes:
- the LOC119339453 gene encoding monothiol glutaredoxin-S9-like encodes MYQAIPYSAARLPAWSRRSEPAEVVGTAGQENRRAGDGGEAVRRAVAESPVLVVGRRGCCLSHVVERLLQGLGVNPAVHEVADEAELAGAPGGEAVFALPAVFVGGRLLGGLDQLMAVHISGELVPMLKDAGALWL; translated from the coding sequence ATGTACCAGGCGATCCCGTACAGCGCCGCCCGGCTGCCGGCGTGGTCGCGGCGGTCCGAGCCGGCCGAGGTCGTCGGCACGGCTGGTCAGGAGAATAGGCGAGCAGGCGATGGCGGGGAGGCGGTGAGGAGGGCGGTGGCGGAGAGCCCGGTGCTGGTGGTGGGGAGGCGCGGGTGCTGCCTCAGCCACGTGGTGGAGCGGCTGCTGCAGGGGCTCGGGGTGAACCCCGCCGTGCACGAGGTCGCCGACGAGGCCGAGCTCGCCGGGGCTCCCGGTGGCGAGGCCGTTTTCGCGCTGCCGGCCGTGTTCGTGGGCGGGAGGCTCCTCGGCGGGCTCGACCAGCTCATGGCCGTGCACATCTCCGGCGAGCTCGTGCCCATGCTCAAGGACGCCGGCGCGCTCTGGCTGTGA
- the LOC119291894 gene encoding uncharacterized protein LOC119291894 isoform X1 → MEVEGRRGAEAEPGGDADDERGGGVRAAASHAGEGPRGGGRGRPRRAGAASGWSSLSRRARRARLGPHELGGIWRRRVSAPFAALLVVSVLVLVVFTGRFLQGPDASSRFTPVHVDDSTPRTVSSTDQDLETSDSSNQEGEGVTKKLSLMNLPWRQWKSRNSLKRTLLLAVGEVSFSHNIRHPDSILGGRAALTTAE, encoded by the exons ATGGAGGTcgaggggcggcgcggcgccgAGGCCGAGCCTGGTGGTGACGCGGACGACGAACGAGGAGGTGGTGTGCGAGCTGCGGCAAGCCACGCTGGTGAAGGACCTAGGGGCGGCGGGCGCGGGAGGCCAAGGCGGGCAGGCGCCGCTAGTGGCTGGAGCAGCTTGAGCAGGAGGGCACGCCGAGCTCGGCTGGGGCCTCATGAGTTGGGCGGCATCTGGCGCCGCAGGGTCAGTGCGCCCTTCGCCGCCCTCCTCGTGGTGTCCGTCCTTGTCCTCGTCGTCTTCACTGGCCGCTTCCTGCAGGGCCCCGACG CTTCCTCGCGATTCACCCCGGTACATGTGGACGACTCCACACCCCGGACAGTCTCCTCCACGGACCAAG ACTTGGAGACATCTGATTCATCAAATCAAGAAGGGGAGGGGGTGACCAAAAAATTG AGCTTGATGAATCTTCCATGGAGGCAATGGAAGAGCAGAAACAGCCTTAAGAGGACACTCCTG CTAGCTGTTGGTGAAGTGTCATTTTCTCACAATATAAGACATCCGGACTCTATCCTTGGTGGTCGAGCAGCCTTAACTACGGCTGAATAA
- the LOC119291894 gene encoding uncharacterized protein LOC119291894 isoform X2, producing MEVEGRRGAEAEPGGDADDERGGGVRAAASHAGEGPRGGGRGRPRRAGAASGWSSLSRRARRARLGPHELGGIWRRRVSAPFAALLVVSVLVLVVFTGRFLQGPDASSRFTPVHVDDSTPRTVSSTDQDLETSDSSNQEGEGVTKKLSLMNLPWRQWKSRNSLKRTLLVSIQEKEHLAELQEKDALNLTSCW from the exons ATGGAGGTcgaggggcggcgcggcgccgAGGCCGAGCCTGGTGGTGACGCGGACGACGAACGAGGAGGTGGTGTGCGAGCTGCGGCAAGCCACGCTGGTGAAGGACCTAGGGGCGGCGGGCGCGGGAGGCCAAGGCGGGCAGGCGCCGCTAGTGGCTGGAGCAGCTTGAGCAGGAGGGCACGCCGAGCTCGGCTGGGGCCTCATGAGTTGGGCGGCATCTGGCGCCGCAGGGTCAGTGCGCCCTTCGCCGCCCTCCTCGTGGTGTCCGTCCTTGTCCTCGTCGTCTTCACTGGCCGCTTCCTGCAGGGCCCCGACG CTTCCTCGCGATTCACCCCGGTACATGTGGACGACTCCACACCCCGGACAGTCTCCTCCACGGACCAAG ACTTGGAGACATCTGATTCATCAAATCAAGAAGGGGAGGGGGTGACCAAAAAATTG AGCTTGATGAATCTTCCATGGAGGCAATGGAAGAGCAGAAACAGCCTTAAGAGGACACTCCTG GTGAGCATTCAGGAAAAAGAACACTTGGCTGAACTTCAGGAAAAGGATGCACTGAATCTTA CTAGCTGTTGGTGA